The following is a genomic window from Dermatophilaceae bacterium Soc4.6.
GGCCGCCCCCCTGCTCACCACGCTGTCGGGCAACACCCTCAACGCGTTCAACCCCGATCTGATCTCCGCCCGCAACACGCTGCCGGTCATCGGCTCGACCTCCTCGCACTGGTTCGGTGTCGAGCCCCGCACCGGTCGCGACCTCTTCACCCTGTGGGCCTACGGCGCGCGCCCCTCGCTCGCGATCGGCTTCATCGCGGCGGTCGCCTCCACGGTGGTCGGCGTCGTCCTCGGGCTGGTCGCCGGATACCTCGGGGGAGTGGCCGACCGGGTCATCTCGTGGGTCATCGACTTCCTGCTCTGCGTGCCGGTCCTCATCCTCGTCATCGCCATCGTGCCGATCGTCACCAACCGTGTCGGCGGGGGGGAGATCCTCAGCAGCGAGGAGACGTCGACCGTGCGCTTCAACACCCTCATCGTGATCCTCGTCGTGTTCGGTTGGACCGGACTGGCCCGGCTGATCCGGGGCGAGGTGCTCTCGCTGCGCGAGCGCGAGTTCGTCCAGGCCGCGAAGGTCATCGGGGTGCCGACCAGGCAGATCCTCTTCCGCGAGATCCTGCCCAACCTCGTCGGGCCCATCATCGTCTCGGCGTCGATCGCCGTGCCTGCCTACATCACCTACGAGGCGACCCTCTCCTTCCTCGGAGCGGGTCTGGTCGAGCCGACGGCGTCCTGGGGGCGCACCGTCGCCCTCGCCCAGAACACCTATGCCGCCTACCCGCTCTACCTCTGGCCCTCGGTCGTCGCCATCGCGCTGCTCGTCCTGGCCCTGAGCCTGCTCGGAGAGTCGGTCCGCGACGCCTTCGACCCCAACACCCGCCGGTGACGACGCGTCGCCGCAGCACGGCCCCGGTCACGACCCCGGGTCCTTGAACCCCTCGAGAAGGAGCAATACATGCGTTGGACCCACGTCCTGGCTGCCGGAGCGGTGGCCTCCGTCGGGCTGGTGGCCTCGTGCTCCGCCCCCGCGAGCAACGATGCCAGTGCCTCGGGCAGTGCCTCCCAGGGCCCCGTCCAGCAGGCCAGTGCCGCGCTCGACGCCAACGCCAAGGGACCTGCTCCTCGCGTG
Proteins encoded in this region:
- a CDS encoding ABC transporter permease encodes the protein MSQGSQLATQSGEPGGPGAGPGDDRRAGRSPGRIAWERLRRDKVAIGSTLIVVFFVVVALAAPLLTTLSGNTLNAFNPDLISARNTLPVIGSTSSHWFGVEPRTGRDLFTLWAYGARPSLAIGFIAAVASTVVGVVLGLVAGYLGGVADRVISWVIDFLLCVPVLILVIAIVPIVTNRVGGGEILSSEETSTVRFNTLIVILVVFGWTGLARLIRGEVLSLREREFVQAAKVIGVPTRQILFREILPNLVGPIIVSASIAVPAYITYEATLSFLGAGLVEPTASWGRTVALAQNTYAAYPLYLWPSVVAIALLVLALSLLGESVRDAFDPNTRR